A part of Ignavibacteriales bacterium genomic DNA contains:
- a CDS encoding glycogen synthase: MKIAIAAAEAVPYAKTGGLADVAGSLPKALDKLGCEVKLFIPKYSSIDETKFGLRYNWTIGEMPIRVNGYVRSVHLHQAMLPDSNVEVNFIDCPHYFHRGRIYTNDLDEDERFILFSKSVIETLQRLRWIPDVINCNDWQTGLIPLYLKDNYKWDRMFDNTATLFTIHNIGYQGRFSKSTIAAAEIRGNLFYPNGPVEHDGSVSFMKTGILFSEIINTVSNTYSHEILTPEYGAGLDAVLRSRSEDLFGVLNGVDYNEWNPETDKYIPFHYSLKDMSGKIKNKKFLLEHFNMPFNENVPLIGIVSRIVEQKGFDIFSEALNSIMGLNAQWIILGSGEEQYEELFRMLHKHLPQKISAYLGFNNELSHLIEAASDIFLMPSRYEPCGLNQIYSLKYGTVPVVKKTGGLADTVKDWDEEMHYGSTHGNGFSFYDHSGFALYKSLERAVNVFHTKEVWNKIIYNGMTSDFSWQRSAEKYIELYKLAVQKHKELFTQKLP; this comes from the coding sequence ATGAAAATAGCCATAGCTGCGGCAGAAGCAGTTCCTTATGCAAAAACAGGAGGACTGGCAGACGTTGCCGGCTCACTTCCAAAAGCACTCGATAAACTCGGGTGCGAAGTAAAATTATTTATTCCGAAATACTCTTCCATAGACGAAACTAAATTTGGTCTTCGATACAATTGGACGATCGGCGAAATGCCGATAAGAGTGAACGGGTATGTTCGTTCTGTTCATCTTCATCAGGCAATGCTGCCGGATTCGAACGTAGAGGTAAACTTTATTGATTGTCCGCACTATTTTCACCGCGGTAGAATTTATACAAACGATTTGGATGAAGATGAAAGATTTATCCTTTTTTCAAAAAGTGTAATTGAAACATTGCAGCGTCTAAGATGGATACCCGACGTTATTAATTGCAATGATTGGCAAACAGGGTTGATCCCGCTTTATTTAAAAGATAATTATAAGTGGGATAGAATGTTTGACAACACAGCAACGCTTTTTACTATTCATAACATTGGTTATCAGGGAAGATTTTCAAAATCAACTATAGCCGCTGCTGAAATACGAGGAAATTTATTTTATCCGAATGGTCCTGTTGAACACGATGGATCCGTTTCTTTTATGAAAACAGGAATTTTGTTTTCTGAAATTATTAATACTGTCAGCAACACATACTCACACGAAATTCTGACTCCCGAATATGGCGCGGGGCTCGATGCTGTACTTCGCTCAAGAAGCGAAGATTTGTTTGGTGTTTTAAATGGAGTGGATTATAATGAATGGAATCCTGAAACTGATAAGTACATTCCATTTCATTATTCATTAAAAGATATGTCGGGCAAAATAAAAAATAAAAAATTCCTTCTCGAACATTTCAATATGCCGTTCAATGAGAATGTCCCGTTGATAGGAATTGTTTCCCGTATAGTTGAACAAAAAGGGTTTGACATTTTTTCCGAGGCTTTAAATTCGATAATGGGGTTAAACGCACAATGGATTATTCTTGGCAGCGGGGAGGAGCAATATGAAGAATTATTTCGCATGCTTCACAAACACCTCCCTCAAAAAATATCAGCCTATTTAGGATTTAATAATGAACTTTCTCATCTGATCGAAGCTGCTTCGGATATATTTTTGATGCCTTCGCGGTATGAACCTTGCGGGCTCAATCAAATTTATAGTTTGAAGTACGGAACTGTTCCGGTTGTAAAAAAAACCGGCGGACTTGCCGATACAGTTAAAGATTGGGATGAAGAAATGCACTACGGCTCCACTCATGGCAATGGATTCTCCTTTTACGATCACTCTGGTTTTGCTTTATACAAATCTTTAGAGCGCGCAGTAAATGTTTTCCATACTAAAGAAGTCTGGAATAAAATAATATATAACGGGATGACCAGTGATTTTTCGTGGCAGCGCTCTGCTGAGAAATATATTGAACTATACAAACTTGCTGTACAGAAGCACAAGGAATTGTTCACTCAAAAATTGCCTTGA
- a CDS encoding PD40 domain-containing protein — MKKIFLSLFISFLFIQNSSAIEGRFMRYPDIYKDKIVFTYEGDLWIVSSNGGTAARITNAPGNEWSAKFSPDGKTIAFTAEYDGGTNVYSIPTEGGTPTRLTYNPGGAQTIGWTPDGNRVVYRSFFENYIMRDPNLYFVNKNGSAPERFPIDRGVLCSFNSDGSKMLYCRKGQEEYYWKRYKGGWYQDIWMYDFSKNEFTPISDYVGKNSYPMWITDNSMYFVSDRTNGISNLYFENLTTKEIHQATEFNDFDVMWAETDGEQIVFIQNGYINILDSKNNSTKKISVNIPSDRWALRDRVINPKDYVHFMNVSNDGSTALIEARGDLFNVSTGKGGSKNLSNTSGTREMYPQISPDGKWIAFFSDKTGDYQLYIQPAEGGEWIQLTDNLERFVYHLLWSPDGKKILFGNKDFKLFYIDVDSKKLVEVDKSNQLKNDEFYWEESDYSWSPDSKWIAYSFTNFNRNNVIYLYSLEQNKKFAITDDFFDNLNPSFDANGKYLYYLSSRNFDIQMDFYEDNHVVTTPQQVMVVQLRDNETPPFADPVVKIQTSSDESFRIDLDGIKNRTYPLPVDAGNYFYLKAGNGKILWCSVDKFTEDEYEQIFKPGNDTKWNLHIYDMASKMENILDEKIRDYDLSTNRENIIFRKEKDFFTSSVNDVFKSKTLGSKLNLDKMSYTVNVYNEWNQIFDDCWRFYRDFFYDKNFHGRDWKAMGEKYKAYIPYLSSRNELNWMMSQMVGELCVSHTYVGGGDNDLWKSPESKMFTGWLGADLKADNSGFYKFEKIYGPTEWFLSYTSPLSRPDIDLKEGDYLIEINGNEIKAPDDYFKYLQVTDGQTITVTVNSKPSKDGAITYEVKPIKNSSQLRYARWITDNIKYVLDKSNGKLGYMHITAMGSGGIGEFDKYWRAFRYKEGLIIDVRRNSGGWTEYFLIDKLERKMSSYNVLRDMEPFRYPGSTSTGKFVVVSNEYNGSDGEAFVEDFKANNLGTVVGVPSWGGLVGIINAQTTIDNGSINQSNNAFFGEEGKWLVENHGADPDIYIDNDPASMMMGKDNQLDKAIETALQKIQDDPFTFPTVPDYPVK, encoded by the coding sequence ATGAAAAAAATATTTCTTTCTTTATTCATTTCATTCTTATTCATCCAAAATTCTTCTGCCATCGAAGGCAGATTTATGCGCTACCCCGACATCTACAAAGATAAAATTGTTTTCACTTACGAAGGCGATCTATGGATTGTTAGTTCAAACGGCGGAACTGCTGCACGAATTACTAATGCGCCGGGAAATGAGTGGTCTGCAAAGTTTTCTCCCGATGGAAAAACAATTGCCTTCACTGCCGAGTACGACGGCGGGACAAATGTTTATTCAATTCCTACCGAAGGTGGAACCCCCACCCGTCTGACTTACAATCCCGGCGGTGCTCAGACTATTGGATGGACTCCGGATGGCAACCGCGTTGTTTATCGTTCCTTCTTTGAAAATTATATTATGCGCGATCCCAATCTTTATTTCGTAAACAAAAATGGAAGCGCGCCCGAACGTTTCCCGATTGACCGCGGTGTGCTTTGCAGTTTTAACTCTGACGGCAGTAAAATGCTCTATTGCAGAAAAGGTCAGGAGGAATATTACTGGAAGCGTTACAAAGGCGGGTGGTATCAGGATATATGGATGTATGATTTTTCAAAAAATGAATTCACGCCAATCTCTGACTACGTTGGTAAAAACAGTTACCCGATGTGGATAACTGATAACTCGATGTATTTCGTTTCAGACCGTACGAATGGAATTTCTAATCTTTATTTTGAAAATCTTACCACTAAAGAAATTCATCAGGCAACTGAATTTAATGACTTTGACGTAATGTGGGCAGAAACTGATGGCGAGCAAATTGTGTTTATTCAGAACGGATACATTAATATTCTTGACTCAAAAAATAATTCAACTAAAAAAATATCTGTAAACATTCCTTCTGATAGATGGGCACTTCGTGATAGAGTGATCAATCCAAAAGATTATGTGCACTTTATGAATGTGTCGAATGACGGAAGCACTGCCTTGATTGAAGCGAGAGGCGATTTGTTTAATGTTTCAACCGGCAAAGGCGGCAGCAAAAATTTATCGAACACTTCCGGCACGCGTGAGATGTATCCTCAAATTTCTCCCGATGGGAAATGGATTGCTTTTTTCTCAGATAAAACCGGAGATTATCAATTGTACATTCAACCTGCAGAAGGCGGGGAGTGGATTCAGCTTACCGATAATCTTGAAAGATTTGTGTATCACCTTTTGTGGTCGCCTGACGGAAAGAAAATTCTTTTTGGCAATAAAGATTTCAAATTATTTTACATAGATGTTGATTCGAAAAAGCTTGTTGAAGTTGACAAATCAAATCAACTTAAGAATGATGAATTCTATTGGGAAGAGAGCGATTACAGCTGGTCGCCCGATAGCAAATGGATCGCTTACAGCTTTACAAATTTTAACCGCAACAATGTGATCTATCTTTACAGCCTTGAGCAGAATAAAAAATTTGCAATCACTGATGATTTCTTCGATAATCTTAACCCATCCTTCGATGCAAATGGAAAATATCTCTATTATCTTTCGAGTAGAAATTTTGATATTCAAATGGATTTTTATGAGGATAACCATGTTGTCACCACACCGCAGCAGGTGATGGTTGTTCAGCTTCGCGATAACGAAACTCCACCCTTTGCCGATCCGGTGGTGAAGATTCAAACATCAAGTGATGAATCTTTCAGGATTGACCTCGATGGAATTAAAAATCGAACTTATCCCCTTCCTGTTGATGCCGGAAATTACTTCTACCTTAAAGCAGGAAACGGAAAAATATTGTGGTGCTCGGTTGATAAGTTCACCGAAGATGAGTATGAGCAGATTTTCAAACCCGGAAATGACACTAAATGGAACCTTCATATTTATGATATGGCTTCAAAGATGGAAAACATTCTCGATGAGAAAATCAGGGATTACGATCTTTCAACAAACAGAGAAAATATAATTTTCAGAAAAGAAAAAGATTTTTTCACTTCGTCAGTTAATGATGTTTTCAAATCGAAAACTTTAGGCAGTAAATTAAATCTTGATAAGATGAGTTACACAGTCAACGTTTACAATGAATGGAATCAGATATTTGATGACTGCTGGCGTTTCTACCGCGATTTCTTTTATGATAAAAATTTCCACGGACGCGATTGGAAGGCAATGGGTGAAAAATACAAAGCATACATTCCATACCTTTCCTCGCGAAACGAATTAAACTGGATGATGTCGCAGATGGTTGGCGAGCTTTGTGTTTCGCATACTTATGTTGGTGGGGGTGATAATGATTTGTGGAAGTCACCCGAATCGAAAATGTTTACCGGCTGGCTTGGCGCTGATTTAAAAGCAGATAATTCCGGCTTCTACAAGTTTGAAAAAATCTATGGACCAACGGAGTGGTTCCTTTCTTACACTTCACCATTGTCACGACCTGACATTGATTTGAAAGAAGGAGATTATCTTATTGAAATCAATGGAAATGAAATTAAGGCCCCGGATGACTATTTCAAATATTTGCAAGTAACCGATGGACAAACAATAACGGTAACCGTAAACAGCAAACCCTCAAAGGATGGTGCAATAACTTACGAGGTTAAACCTATTAAAAATTCTTCTCAACTGCGTTATGCAAGATGGATTACCGATAACATTAAGTATGTGCTCGATAAATCCAACGGCAAACTTGGTTACATGCATATTACAGCAATGGGTTCGGGGGGGATAGGTGAGTTCGATAAATACTGGCGTGCTTTCCGATACAAAGAAGGATTGATAATTGACGTAAGAAGAAACAGCGGCGGCTGGACCGAATATTTCTTAATTGATAAGCTCGAACGAAAAATGTCTTCTTATAATGTACTGCGCGATATGGAACCGTTCAGATACCCGGGCAGCACTTCAACCGGAAAGTTTGTTGTTGTTTCAAATGAGTATAACGGTTCCGACGGCGAAGCGTTTGTGGAAGATTTTAAAGCTAACAATCTCGGTACAGTTGTGGGCGTTCCATCATGGGGGGGATTGGTTGGAATTATAAATGCACAAACTACAATTGACAATGGAAGCATCAATCAATCCAACAATGCATTTTTTGGTGAAGAAGGGAAATGGCTTGTGGAAAATCACGGTGCCGATCCCGATATTTATATTGATAACGATCCCGCTTCAATGATGATGGGAAAAGACAATCAGCTTGATAAAGCGATTGAAACAGCGCTTCAAAAAATTCAAGATGATCCGTTTACTTTTCCAACTGTGCCGGATTATCCTGTGAAGTAA
- a CDS encoding alpha/beta fold hydrolase, whose product METSINSLKVFTSGRKENPSIIFVHGFPFDHSMWNNQVEELKDKYFCVTYDVRGLGASPAGDGQYTLESFVDDLESIIQMLKLNSPVLCGLSMGGYISLRALERIPNKFKAAILCDTRSESDTNEGKLKRAAAIKLINTNGVKEFVSGFVPNCFSENFMKQNSDIYLAIIETSMASNPIAVKGCLLAMSGRTDSSPSLSTLKIPVLVLCGDDDKLTPPSVMKSMADEIPAGKFSIVPNSGHMSPVENPDFVNEQINSFLASII is encoded by the coding sequence ATGGAAACTTCAATTAATTCATTAAAAGTTTTTACTTCCGGACGTAAGGAAAATCCATCTATTATTTTTGTACATGGCTTCCCATTTGATCACTCCATGTGGAATAATCAGGTCGAAGAGCTTAAAGATAAATATTTCTGCGTTACTTACGACGTTCGCGGACTTGGTGCTTCACCTGCGGGGGATGGTCAATATACTCTCGAATCATTTGTTGATGATCTTGAATCAATTATTCAAATGTTGAAGCTGAACAGTCCGGTTTTGTGCGGTCTTTCTATGGGTGGGTATATTTCTCTTCGTGCTCTCGAGCGAATACCAAATAAATTTAAAGCAGCAATACTTTGCGATACAAGATCGGAATCAGATACCAATGAAGGGAAATTAAAAAGAGCAGCAGCAATTAAATTGATAAACACAAATGGAGTAAAAGAATTTGTTTCCGGGTTTGTTCCAAATTGTTTTTCGGAAAATTTTATGAAGCAAAACAGCGATATTTATTTAGCAATTATTGAAACATCAATGGCTTCAAATCCGATTGCTGTTAAAGGATGCTTGCTTGCAATGTCGGGTAGAACAGATTCTTCACCATCGCTTTCGACTTTAAAAATACCTGTTTTGGTTTTATGCGGTGACGATGATAAACTAACCCCACCTTCAGTAATGAAATCAATGGCAGATGAAATCCCGGCGGGTAAATTTAGCATTGTTCCAAACTCCGGTCATATGTCGCCGGTCGAAAACCCGGATTTTGTCAATGAACAGATCAACAGCTTTTTAGCATCTATTATCTGA